The Pyrus communis chromosome 2, drPyrComm1.1, whole genome shotgun sequence genome includes a window with the following:
- the LOC137725436 gene encoding disease resistance-like protein DSC1, with amino-acid sequence MFFFPFFFNLLQNLGNLKVIELRFCVHLTEVPDLSRSKKIEDIVLFGCERLVRIPSYFKDLDKLRWLNLGKCSSLEFLPELPVLCCLEASGCTSLKTVSSSRNSLTQAWDKYELFRGRFNFVDCPKLNENARTNIMADTQLRIMRVATGPLKTQQRKEEELVMEMTSSIPMCYRTTRSTDSARTLVSTACTGYEIPNWFCHQNEGSSITIKLPRNWYCTDFLGFALSVVLPPQISYMELMLGCSCNFKTNSGESHETIYPTHYPLNAKGEVVAYSPFGQVFVWYSAFALGEGANLNRSNSFYKLVTGACFEFNAVDACRRREFKVKKCGISLLYAKDVETIKWGGNTGWSSQKKKVRNEKLRI; translated from the exons ATGTTcttctttccatttttctttaatttgttacaGAATCTTGGGAACTTAAAAGTGATTGAACTAAGGTTTTGCGTGCATCTGACTGAAGTTCCAGATCTCTCTCGcagtaaaaaaattgaagatatAGTGCTTTTTGGGTGTGAAAGATTGGTTCGAATTCCTTCTTATTTTAAAGATCTTGACAAGCTTAGGTGGCTGAATCTGGGAAAGTGCTCAAGTCTAGAATTCTTACCAGAGCTCCCAGTGCTATGTTGTCTTGAAGCAAGTGGCTGCACTTCACTGAAGACAGTTTCAAGTTCAAGAAATTCACTCACACAAGCTTGGGATAAATATGAATTGTTTCGAGGGCGTTTTAACTTTGTTGATTGCCCAAAGTTGAATGAAAATGCAAGGACCAATATAATGGCTGACACACAGTTAAGAATTATGCGAGTGGCAACTGGGCCATTGAAAACTCAGCAACGTAAAGAAGAAGAACTTGTCATg GAAATGACTTCATCTATCCCTATGTGCTATCGGACTACACGTAGCACCGACTCTGCTCGGACTTTAGTTAGCACTGCATGTACAGGATATGAAATTCCAAATTGGTTCTGCCATCAAAATGAAGGATCTTCGATAACTATCAAGCTTCCTCGAAATTGGTATTGTAcagattttttgggttttgctctATCTGTTGTTCTCCCTCCCCAAATTTCTTATATGGAACTGATGCTTGGATGCTCGTGCAATTTTAAAACTAATAGTGGTGAAAGCCATGAAACCATTTATCCTACCCATTATCCTTTAAATGCAAAAGGGGAAGTGGTTGCTTATTCGCCATTCGGTCAGGTATTTGTGTGGTATAGTGCGTTTGCACTTGGAGAGGGAGCAAATTTGAATCGCTCCAATTCTTTTTACAAACTTGTCACTGGGGCCTGTTTTGAGTTCAACGCTGTGGATGCCTGCCGCCGTCGCGAATTTAAGGTGAAAAAGTGTGGGATCAGCCTGCTGTATGCTAAAGATGTCGAGACCATCAAGTGGGGAGGAAATACAGGTTGGagtagccaaaaaaaaaaagttagaaatgaaaaattaagaatttga